One stretch of Mycolicibacterium fallax DNA includes these proteins:
- a CDS encoding tetratricopeptide repeat protein codes for MTRPRPSRPAMAASMAGAVDLSALKQRAVAPAAPPPGGAPPAAVQVTEANFETEVLARSNQVPVVVLLWSPRSDACVELADALAQLAAADAGSWSLALVNVDASPQLGQMFGIEGVPTVVALAGGRPLGSFQGRQPADQLRAWVDSLLEATAGKLSGGAQGDAPEQVDPALASARELLDAGDFVAARTAYRAILDADPAHVEAKGAVRQIDWLARASAADQDAVAKADAAPDDIDAALVAADVALLGQDAGDAFTRLIGLIKRTAGDDRARVRTRLLELFELFDPADPDLIKARRDLASALY; via the coding sequence GTGACTCGACCGCGACCCTCCCGTCCCGCGATGGCCGCCTCGATGGCCGGCGCCGTCGACCTGTCGGCCCTCAAGCAGCGTGCCGTCGCACCGGCCGCCCCGCCCCCGGGTGGGGCGCCGCCGGCTGCCGTGCAGGTCACCGAGGCCAACTTCGAGACCGAGGTGCTGGCGCGGTCCAATCAGGTGCCGGTGGTGGTGCTGCTGTGGTCCCCGCGCAGCGATGCCTGCGTGGAGCTGGCCGACGCGCTGGCCCAACTGGCCGCCGCCGACGCGGGCAGCTGGTCGTTGGCGCTGGTCAATGTCGATGCCAGCCCGCAGCTGGGGCAGATGTTCGGCATCGAGGGCGTGCCGACCGTCGTCGCGCTGGCCGGCGGTCGCCCGCTGGGCAGCTTCCAGGGCCGCCAGCCCGCCGATCAGCTGCGCGCCTGGGTGGACTCGTTGCTGGAGGCCACCGCGGGCAAGCTGTCCGGCGGTGCGCAGGGCGACGCGCCCGAGCAGGTGGATCCCGCGCTGGCGTCCGCGCGTGAGCTGCTGGACGCCGGTGATTTCGTCGCCGCCCGCACGGCGTACCGAGCCATCCTGGACGCCGACCCGGCGCACGTCGAGGCCAAGGGTGCGGTCCGCCAGATCGACTGGCTGGCCCGCGCCTCGGCCGCCGACCAGGACGCCGTCGCCAAGGCCGACGCCGCCCCCGACGACATCGACGCCGCGCTGGTGGCCGCCGACGTGGCGCTGCTCGGCCAGGACGCCGGCGACGCGTTCACCCGGCTGATCGGGCTGATCAAGCGCACCGCCGGTGACGATCGGGCGCGGGTGCGGACCCGGCTGCTGGAGCTCTTCGAGCTGTTCGACCCGGCCGACCCCGACCTGATCAAGGCCCGCCGGGACCTGGCCAGCGCGCTGTACTGA
- a CDS encoding adenylate/guanylate cyclase domain-containing protein produces MDEKASLTQRVDRLLERATRQSGRLADTPEYGSWLLGRSTERVRHRRIRIQLLLTAALLVSNLVGITVAIVLVTVALPDPSVFGPDVWWISVIVTPAYIVAALAFGTAWLTMRTVKALRWATEGREPTRDDQRRALATPWRLALMNLMLWLVGTALLTLLYGLQDPQFIPKISFVLAFCGIVVSAACYLFTEFALRPVAALALDAGRPDGRLPSGVTGRIMSTWLFTTGIPVAGIMFVAMFAILLRHLTTTQLAITVLFIGTFTLGFGFLLMWIAAWLTSTPVRVVRQALARVEAGDLTPTVQVFDGTELGELQRGFNAMVGGLRERERIRDLFGRHVGREVAAAAESQSIELGGEERFAAAMFIDIIGSTALATSRPATEVLELLNQFFGIVVDEIDQYGGLINKFEGDGCLAVFGAPNRLEHPQDAALAAARSLSARLRAELTHIEAGIGVTAGTVVAGNVGAHHRFEYTVIGDPVNTAARLCELSKTVPGRVLASAETVRGATAAEQQHWTFGDSVVLRGRGNATVLAMPR; encoded by the coding sequence ATGGACGAGAAGGCGAGCCTCACCCAACGGGTCGACCGGCTGTTGGAGCGCGCCACCCGACAGAGCGGCCGCCTCGCCGATACCCCGGAGTACGGCTCCTGGCTGCTGGGCCGGTCCACCGAGCGCGTCCGGCACCGGCGCATCCGGATCCAGCTGCTGCTGACCGCGGCCCTGCTCGTCTCGAATCTGGTCGGCATCACGGTGGCCATCGTGCTGGTCACCGTCGCGCTGCCGGACCCCTCGGTGTTCGGCCCGGACGTCTGGTGGATCTCGGTGATCGTCACGCCGGCATACATCGTCGCGGCCCTGGCGTTCGGCACGGCGTGGCTGACGATGCGCACGGTCAAGGCGTTGCGGTGGGCGACCGAGGGCCGGGAGCCGACCCGCGATGACCAGCGGCGCGCGCTGGCCACCCCATGGCGACTGGCCCTGATGAACCTGATGCTGTGGCTGGTCGGCACCGCACTGCTGACCCTGCTCTACGGCCTGCAGGACCCGCAGTTCATTCCGAAGATCAGTTTCGTGCTGGCGTTCTGCGGCATCGTGGTCAGCGCGGCGTGCTATCTGTTCACCGAGTTTGCGCTGCGCCCGGTCGCCGCGCTGGCGCTGGACGCCGGACGTCCGGACGGCCGGTTGCCCTCCGGGGTGACCGGCCGGATCATGAGCACCTGGCTGTTCACCACCGGCATCCCGGTGGCCGGGATCATGTTCGTCGCGATGTTCGCGATCCTGCTGCGCCATCTCACCACCACCCAGCTCGCGATCACCGTGCTGTTCATCGGCACGTTCACCCTGGGTTTCGGGTTCCTGCTGATGTGGATCGCGGCCTGGCTGACCTCCACTCCGGTCCGGGTGGTCCGGCAGGCGCTGGCCCGGGTGGAGGCCGGCGACCTGACCCCCACCGTCCAGGTCTTCGACGGCACCGAACTCGGCGAGCTGCAGCGCGGGTTCAACGCGATGGTGGGCGGGCTGCGTGAGCGCGAGCGGATCCGCGATCTGTTCGGCCGGCATGTCGGCCGCGAGGTCGCCGCGGCCGCGGAGTCGCAGAGCATCGAGCTCGGCGGCGAGGAGCGTTTCGCCGCCGCGATGTTCATCGACATCATCGGGTCCACCGCGCTGGCCACCAGCCGCCCCGCCACCGAGGTGCTCGAGCTGCTCAACCAGTTCTTCGGCATCGTCGTCGACGAAATCGATCAGTACGGCGGCCTGATCAACAAGTTCGAGGGTGACGGCTGCCTGGCCGTGTTCGGGGCACCGAACCGGCTCGAGCACCCGCAGGACGCCGCGCTGGCGGCCGCCCGCAGCCTGTCGGCGCGGCTGCGCGCGGAGCTCACCCACATCGAGGCCGGCATCGGGGTGACCGCGGGCACCGTGGTCGCCGGAAACGTCGGCGCGCACCACCGGTTCGAGTACACCGTCATCGGAGACCCGGTGAACACCGCCGCGCGGCTGTGCGAGTTGTCCAAGACGGTGCCCGGCCGGGTGCTGGCCTCGGCCGAGACGGTGCGCGGCGCCACCGCAGCCGAGCAACAGCACTGGACGTTCGGCGACAGCGTGGTGCTGCGCGGCCGCGGGAACGCGACCGTGCTGGCCATGCCCCGCTGA
- a CDS encoding DNA-3-methyladenine glycosylase 2 family protein produces MYQDFDRCYRAIGARDSRFDGWFVVAVHTTGIYCRPSCPARTPLPGNVAFHPSAAAAQRAGFRACKRCRPDASPGSPEWNVRGDLVARAMRLIDDGTVDRDGVPGLAARLGYTTRQIERVLQSELGAGPLALARAQRAQTARLLIESSALPLGDIAFAAGFSSVRQFNDTVRSVFGCPPSGLRRLTRTPAAVPGALTLRLPVRQPFDHHSLFAHLAATSAPGCEEVRDGSFRRTLRLPHGNGVVTLTPFPDQVRCTLRLDDFRDVTVATARCRRLLDLDADPLPVHDALAADPALDALVRAVPGRRIPRTVDEHELAIRVVLAQQVSTRAAGTHAARLVRDHGRPIIDPDGGLTHTFPSAGDLLGLDPQRLALPTARRSYLIGLIGALVDGSVVLDPGCDRAAARAQLSRLPGIGPWSTELIAMRGLGDPDAFPGGDLGVRRGAGRLGLPDDSAGLTARAERWRPWRSYATQYLWAALGADHPMNTWPPPKEAP; encoded by the coding sequence GTGTACCAGGACTTCGACCGCTGCTACCGGGCCATCGGCGCCCGGGATTCGCGGTTCGACGGCTGGTTCGTCGTCGCCGTGCACACCACCGGAATCTACTGCCGACCGAGCTGCCCGGCCCGCACCCCGCTGCCCGGCAACGTGGCGTTCCACCCGAGCGCGGCCGCCGCGCAGCGCGCCGGCTTCCGGGCCTGCAAACGCTGCCGACCCGACGCCTCCCCGGGATCGCCGGAGTGGAACGTCCGCGGCGACCTCGTCGCCCGGGCGATGCGGCTGATCGACGACGGCACCGTCGACCGCGACGGGGTGCCCGGACTGGCCGCCCGGCTCGGGTACACCACCCGCCAGATCGAGCGGGTGCTGCAGAGCGAACTCGGCGCCGGCCCGCTGGCGCTGGCCCGGGCCCAACGCGCCCAGACCGCCCGGCTGTTGATCGAGAGCAGTGCGCTGCCGCTCGGCGACATCGCCTTTGCGGCCGGGTTTTCCAGCGTCCGCCAGTTCAACGACACGGTGCGCTCGGTGTTCGGCTGCCCGCCCTCCGGGCTGCGCCGGCTGACCCGCACCCCGGCCGCGGTCCCCGGTGCGCTGACGCTGCGACTGCCGGTCCGGCAACCCTTCGACCACCACAGCCTGTTCGCGCACCTGGCCGCCACATCGGCGCCGGGCTGCGAGGAGGTCCGCGACGGCTCGTTCCGCCGCACCCTGCGGCTGCCGCACGGCAACGGCGTGGTCACCCTGACCCCGTTCCCCGACCAGGTGCGCTGCACCCTGCGGCTGGACGACTTCCGCGACGTGACCGTCGCGACCGCACGGTGCCGCCGGCTGCTGGACCTCGACGCCGACCCACTGCCCGTGCACGACGCGCTGGCCGCCGACCCCGCGCTCGATGCGCTGGTGCGCGCGGTGCCGGGACGACGGATCCCCCGCACCGTCGACGAGCACGAGCTGGCCATTCGCGTGGTGCTGGCCCAGCAGGTCTCCACCCGGGCAGCCGGCACGCACGCCGCCCGGCTGGTCCGCGACCACGGCCGCCCGATCATCGATCCCGACGGCGGGCTGACGCACACGTTTCCGTCCGCCGGTGATCTCCTCGGCCTGGACCCGCAGCGACTGGCACTCCCCACGGCCCGGCGCAGTTACCTGATCGGACTGATCGGGGCGCTGGTCGACGGCAGCGTCGTGCTCGATCCGGGCTGCGATCGCGCCGCCGCCCGCGCGCAGCTGAGCCGACTGCCGGGAATCGGGCCGTGGAGTACCGAGCTGATCGCCATGCGTGGACTCGGGGACCCGGACGCGTTTCCCGGCGGGGACCTCGGAGTTCGCCGGGGCGCCGGCCGCCTCGGTCTGCCCGACGACTCCGCTGGGCTCACCGCGCGGGCCGAGCGTTGGCGGCCCTGGCGCTCCTATGCCACCCAATACCTGTGGGCCGCCCTCGGGGCGGACCATCCGATGAACACCTGGCCGCCACCAAAGGAGGCACCATGA
- a CDS encoding acetyl-CoA C-acetyltransferase codes for MTTSVIVAGARTPIGKLSGSLKDFSGSDLGAIAIKAALEKAGVSPSLVDYVIMGQVLGAGAGQMPARQAAVAGGVPWDVPALSINKMCLSGIDAIALADQLIRAGEFDVVVAGGQESMTKAPHLLLDSRSGYKYGDVVVKDHLAFDGLHDVFTDQPMGALTEQRNDQDKFTRAEQDEFAAESHRRAAAAWKNGVFDDEVVAVEVPQRKGDPIVFAQDEGVRADTTAESLGRLRPAFRPNGTITAGSSSQISDGACAVVVMSKAKAEELGLDWLCEIGAHGVVAGPDSTLQSQPANAIRRAVQREGISLDELDVLEINEAFAAVSLASTKELGVDPAKVNVNGGAIAMGHPIGVSGARIVLHAALELKRQGGKYAVAALCGAGGQGDALIVRR; via the coding sequence ATGACGACGTCGGTGATCGTTGCTGGTGCCCGTACCCCGATCGGGAAGCTGTCCGGCTCGCTGAAGGATTTCTCGGGTTCGGACCTCGGCGCGATCGCGATCAAGGCCGCCCTGGAGAAGGCCGGGGTGTCCCCGTCGCTGGTGGACTACGTGATCATGGGCCAGGTGCTCGGCGCCGGCGCCGGGCAGATGCCGGCGCGGCAGGCCGCCGTCGCCGGCGGCGTCCCGTGGGACGTTCCCGCGCTGAGCATCAACAAGATGTGCTTGTCCGGCATCGACGCGATCGCGCTGGCCGACCAGCTGATCCGGGCCGGTGAGTTCGACGTCGTCGTCGCCGGCGGGCAGGAGTCCATGACCAAGGCGCCGCACCTGCTGCTGGACTCCCGTTCCGGCTACAAGTACGGCGACGTCGTGGTCAAGGACCACCTGGCCTTCGACGGTCTGCACGACGTGTTCACCGACCAGCCGATGGGCGCGCTGACCGAGCAGCGCAACGATCAGGACAAGTTCACCCGCGCCGAGCAGGACGAGTTCGCCGCCGAATCGCACCGCAGGGCCGCGGCGGCCTGGAAGAACGGCGTCTTCGACGACGAGGTGGTGGCGGTCGAGGTCCCGCAGCGCAAGGGCGACCCGATCGTGTTCGCCCAGGACGAGGGCGTCCGGGCCGACACCACCGCCGAGTCGCTGGGCCGGCTGCGCCCGGCGTTCCGCCCCAACGGCACCATCACCGCCGGGTCCTCCTCGCAGATCTCCGACGGCGCGTGCGCGGTCGTGGTGATGAGCAAGGCCAAGGCCGAGGAGCTCGGGCTGGACTGGCTCTGCGAGATCGGTGCGCACGGCGTGGTCGCCGGACCGGACTCGACCCTGCAGTCCCAGCCGGCCAACGCGATCCGGCGGGCCGTGCAGCGTGAGGGCATCAGCCTCGATGAGCTCGACGTGCTGGAGATCAACGAGGCGTTCGCCGCGGTGTCGCTGGCCTCCACCAAGGAGCTCGGCGTGGACCCGGCCAAGGTCAACGTCAACGGCGGCGCGATCGCGATGGGGCACCCGATCGGGGTGTCCGGCGCCCGCATCGTGCTGCACGCCGCGCTGGAGCTCAAGCGCCAGGGCGGCAAGTACGCGGTGGCCGCGCTGTGCGGCGCCGGCGGCCAGGGCGATGCCCTGATCGTGCGTCGCTGA
- a CDS encoding F0F1 ATP synthase subunit epsilon, which yields MAAEMNVDIVAVERKLWSGKATFVFTRTTAGDIGIMPRHIPLVGQLVEDAVVRVEREGEADLRIAVDGGFLSVTEEGVIILVEWAAFESEVDVDVAKVDAESEDPRVAARGRAQLRAVGQLG from the coding sequence ATGGCGGCTGAAATGAACGTCGACATCGTCGCCGTGGAGCGCAAACTGTGGTCGGGTAAGGCGACGTTCGTCTTCACCCGGACCACCGCCGGTGACATCGGCATCATGCCCAGGCACATTCCGCTGGTGGGCCAGCTGGTCGAGGACGCCGTGGTGCGGGTCGAGCGTGAGGGCGAGGCCGACCTGCGGATCGCCGTCGACGGCGGCTTCCTGTCCGTCACCGAGGAGGGTGTCATCATCCTGGTGGAGTGGGCGGCGTTCGAGTCCGAGGTTGACGTGGACGTCGCCAAGGTCGACGCTGAGTCCGAAGATCCACGGGTGGCCGCCCGCGGGCGGGCGCAACTGCGTGCCGTGGGGCAACTCGGCTGA
- a CDS encoding methylated-DNA--[protein]-cysteine S-methyltransferase has protein sequence MTVYRIIDSPIGPLTLAGDDGVLTHLRMDDQTYEPDRAGWVRADDAFPDAVAQLAAYFAGELQEFDLPMELAGTDFQRRVWAALTTIPYGQTRSYGQIAEQIGSPQASRAVGLANGHNPISIIVPCHRVIGANGSLTGYGGGLDRKKTLLALERETREPALFD, from the coding sequence ATGACCGTCTACCGCATCATCGACAGCCCCATCGGGCCGCTCACCCTGGCCGGTGACGACGGGGTCCTGACCCATCTGCGGATGGACGATCAGACCTACGAGCCCGACCGGGCCGGGTGGGTGCGTGCCGACGACGCCTTCCCCGATGCCGTCGCCCAGCTGGCGGCGTATTTCGCCGGCGAGCTGCAGGAGTTCGACCTGCCGATGGAATTGGCCGGCACCGACTTCCAACGCCGGGTGTGGGCCGCGCTGACGACGATCCCGTACGGCCAGACCCGGTCCTACGGCCAGATCGCCGAGCAGATCGGCTCGCCGCAGGCCTCCCGGGCCGTCGGGCTGGCCAATGGCCACAATCCGATCTCCATCATCGTGCCCTGCCATCGGGTGATCGGGGCCAACGGCAGCCTCACCGGCTACGGCGGCGGGCTGGACCGCAAGAAGACGCTGCTGGCCCTAGAACGCGAAACCCGCGAGCCGGCGCTGTTCGACTGA
- the nucS gene encoding endonuclease NucS, whose amino-acid sequence MRLVIAQCTVDYVGRLTAHLPSARRLLLLKADGSVSVHADDRAYKPLNWMTPPCWLTEESGADATVWVVENKVGEQLRITVEAIEHDSSHELGVDPGLVKDGVEAHLQELLAEHVELLGAGFTLVRREYMTAIGPVDLLCRDEQGRSVAVEIKRRGEIDGVEQLTRYLELLNRDSLLAPVSGIFAAQQIKPQARTLAADRGIRCVTLDYDQMRGMDNDEFRLF is encoded by the coding sequence GTGCGTCTCGTGATCGCCCAGTGCACCGTTGACTACGTCGGACGGCTCACCGCCCATCTGCCCTCGGCACGGCGGCTGCTGCTGCTGAAGGCGGACGGGTCGGTCAGCGTGCATGCTGACGACCGGGCCTACAAGCCGTTGAACTGGATGACCCCGCCGTGCTGGCTGACCGAGGAGTCCGGCGCGGATGCCACGGTGTGGGTGGTGGAGAACAAGGTCGGTGAGCAACTGCGGATCACCGTGGAGGCCATCGAGCACGACTCCAGCCATGAATTGGGCGTCGACCCGGGCCTGGTGAAGGACGGCGTGGAGGCACACCTGCAGGAGCTGCTGGCCGAACACGTCGAACTGCTCGGAGCCGGGTTCACCCTGGTCCGGCGCGAATACATGACCGCGATCGGGCCGGTGGATCTGCTGTGTCGTGACGAGCAGGGCCGCTCGGTGGCCGTCGAGATCAAACGGCGCGGTGAGATCGACGGCGTCGAGCAGCTGACCCGCTACCTGGAGCTGCTGAACCGGGATTCGTTGCTGGCGCCGGTCAGTGGCATCTTCGCGGCCCAGCAGATCAAACCGCAGGCCCGCACGCTGGCCGCCGACCGCGGGATTCGTTGCGTGACGTTGGACTACGACCAGATGCGCGGCATGGACAACGATGAGTTCCGGCTGTTCTGA
- a CDS encoding cob(I)yrinic acid a,c-diamide adenosyltransferase, translated as MAVHLTRIYTRTGDDGNTGLSDFSRVAKNDPRLVAYADCDETNAAIGTAIALGNPPPPMSEVLRWLQNDLFDAGADLSTPVVADPKYPPLRITQDYIDRLEGWCDEFNESLPTLDSFILPGGTALSALLHTARTVARRAERAAWAAIAAHGESVSVLPAKYLNRLSDLLFILSRVANPDGDVLWRPGGGEGQAATKE; from the coding sequence ATGGCTGTGCACCTGACCCGCATCTACACCCGGACCGGCGACGACGGCAACACCGGACTCAGCGATTTCTCCCGGGTCGCCAAGAACGACCCGCGACTGGTCGCCTACGCCGACTGCGACGAGACGAACGCGGCGATCGGGACGGCGATCGCGCTCGGGAATCCCCCGCCGCCGATGAGCGAGGTGCTCCGCTGGCTGCAGAACGACCTGTTCGATGCGGGCGCGGATCTGTCGACTCCGGTGGTCGCCGACCCGAAGTACCCACCGCTGCGGATCACTCAGGACTACATCGACCGGCTGGAGGGCTGGTGCGACGAGTTCAACGAATCGCTGCCCACGCTGGATTCGTTCATCCTGCCCGGCGGCACCGCACTCTCGGCGCTGCTGCACACCGCGCGGACGGTGGCCCGCCGCGCCGAGCGCGCCGCCTGGGCGGCCATCGCCGCGCACGGCGAATCGGTCAGTGTGCTGCCGGCGAAGTACCTCAACCGACTCTCGGATCTGCTGTTCATCCTGTCGCGGGTCGCCAACCCGGACGGCGACGTCCTCTGGCGGCCCGGCGGAGGAGAAGGCCAAGCTGCGACGAAGGAGTAG
- the murA gene encoding UDP-N-acetylglucosamine 1-carboxyvinyltransferase: MSEVFVVTGGSRLSGEVAVGGAKNSVLKLMAASLLAEGTTTISNCPDILDVPLMAEVLRGLGATVELDGDVARITSPDEPKYEADFAAVRQFRASVCVLGPLVGRCKRARVALPGGDAIGSRPLDMHQSGLRQLGARCWIEHGCVVAEADALHGAEIQLEFPSVGATENILMAAVLAEGITVIHNVAREPDVVDLCDMLISMGAHIEGAGTSTLTIEGVPKLHPTTHRCIGDRIVAATWGIAAAMTLGDVTITGVDPSHLQLVLHKLHDAGATVTQTEDSFRVVQYDRPKAVNVATLPFPGFPTDLQPMAIALASIADGTSMITENVFEARFRFVEEMIRLGADARTDGHHAVVRGIRQLSSAPVWSSDIRAGAGLVLAGLVADGQTEVHDVYHIDRGYPLFVENLRSLGADIERVV; encoded by the coding sequence GTGAGCGAGGTGTTCGTGGTGACGGGCGGCAGCAGGCTGTCGGGTGAGGTCGCCGTCGGGGGAGCCAAGAACAGCGTGTTGAAGCTGATGGCCGCGAGTCTGCTGGCCGAGGGCACCACGACGATCTCCAACTGCCCCGACATCCTCGACGTGCCGCTGATGGCCGAGGTGCTGCGCGGACTCGGCGCAACCGTCGAGCTCGACGGCGACGTGGCGCGGATCACCTCCCCGGATGAGCCCAAGTACGAGGCCGACTTCGCCGCGGTGCGACAGTTCCGGGCGTCGGTCTGTGTGCTCGGGCCGCTGGTCGGCCGATGCAAGCGGGCCCGGGTGGCGTTGCCCGGCGGCGACGCCATCGGTTCCCGGCCGCTGGACATGCACCAGTCGGGGCTGCGGCAGCTCGGCGCCCGCTGCTGGATCGAACATGGCTGCGTGGTCGCCGAGGCCGACGCGCTGCACGGCGCCGAGATCCAACTGGAGTTCCCGTCGGTGGGAGCGACGGAGAACATCCTGATGGCCGCGGTGCTGGCCGAGGGGATCACCGTCATCCACAACGTGGCGCGCGAACCGGACGTCGTCGACCTGTGCGACATGTTGATCTCGATGGGCGCGCACATCGAGGGTGCCGGCACCTCGACGTTGACGATCGAGGGCGTGCCGAAACTGCACCCGACCACGCACCGCTGTATCGGCGACCGGATCGTCGCGGCCACCTGGGGGATCGCCGCGGCGATGACCCTCGGCGATGTCACGATCACCGGAGTCGACCCATCGCACCTGCAACTGGTCCTGCACAAGCTGCACGACGCCGGCGCCACCGTCACCCAGACCGAGGACTCCTTCCGGGTGGTGCAGTACGACCGGCCCAAAGCGGTCAACGTCGCGACCCTGCCGTTCCCGGGTTTCCCGACCGATCTGCAACCGATGGCCATCGCACTCGCGTCCATCGCCGACGGGACCTCGATGATCACCGAGAACGTCTTCGAGGCTCGGTTCCGCTTCGTCGAGGAGATGATCCGGCTGGGCGCCGACGCCCGCACCGATGGGCACCACGCGGTGGTGCGGGGTATCCGGCAACTGTCCAGCGCGCCGGTGTGGAGCTCGGACATCCGGGCCGGTGCCGGCCTGGTGCTGGCCGGCCTGGTGGCCGACGGTCAGACCGAGGTGCACGACGTCTACCACATCGATCGGGGCTACCCGTTGTTCGTGGAGAACCTGCGGAGTTTGGGTGCGGACATCGAGCGGGTAGTATAG
- a CDS encoding DUF2550 domain-containing protein encodes MSTTMIVMVVLICVLALTALAQSYKLWSLRQGGTAAILRDVPAAGGAGWRHGVIRYRGGEAVFYRLSSIRWWPDRRLSRRGLDLLDRRGPRGDEYDIMTDEIVILELRDNGDDRGRGYELALDRGALTAFLSWLESRPSPRARRRSA; translated from the coding sequence ATGAGCACGACCATGATCGTCATGGTCGTGCTCATCTGCGTCTTGGCACTGACCGCACTGGCGCAGAGCTACAAACTGTGGAGTCTGCGCCAGGGCGGCACCGCCGCCATCCTGCGCGACGTGCCCGCGGCCGGCGGGGCCGGCTGGCGGCACGGGGTGATTCGCTACCGCGGCGGGGAGGCGGTGTTCTACCGGCTGTCCAGCATTCGCTGGTGGCCCGACCGCCGGCTGAGCCGGCGCGGTCTGGACCTGCTCGATCGGCGTGGACCCCGCGGTGACGAGTACGACATCATGACCGACGAGATCGTCATCCTGGAGCTGCGCGACAACGGCGACGACCGGGGTCGCGGCTATGAGCTGGCCCTGGACCGCGGTGCACTGACCGCGTTTTTGTCCTGGCTGGAGTCTCGGCCGTCGCCGCGGGCCCGCCGGCGCAGCGCCTGA
- the mce gene encoding methylmalonyl-CoA epimerase, which translates to MSTDQVDARSALTPDLVTAIDHAGIAVPDLEAAKTFYCDHLGMEVLHQEVNEEQGVIEAMLGVRGTPAGSTQIQLLAPLNEASTIAKFIGRSGPGLQQLCVRTSDVDALSDRLRAAGIRLLYETSRRGTAGARINFIHPKDAGGVLMELTEPPAQPAH; encoded by the coding sequence ATGAGCACCGATCAGGTTGATGCACGTTCGGCCCTGACCCCCGACCTGGTGACGGCCATCGATCACGCCGGCATCGCCGTGCCGGACCTGGAAGCGGCCAAAACCTTCTACTGCGACCACCTCGGCATGGAGGTGCTGCACCAGGAGGTCAACGAGGAGCAGGGCGTCATCGAGGCGATGCTCGGCGTGCGCGGCACCCCGGCGGGCAGCACTCAGATCCAGTTGCTGGCCCCGCTCAACGAGGCGTCCACCATCGCCAAGTTCATCGGCCGCAGCGGTCCGGGCCTGCAGCAGCTGTGCGTGCGCACCAGCGACGTCGACGCGCTGTCGGACCGGTTGCGCGCGGCCGGAATCCGGCTGCTCTACGAAACCTCCCGGCGCGGCACCGCGGGCGCCCGGATCAACTTCATCCATCCCAAGGACGCCGGTGGGGTGCTGATGGAGCTGACCGAGCCGCCGGCGCAGCCCGCGCACTGA